From Candidatus Poribacteria bacterium, the proteins below share one genomic window:
- a CDS encoding sulfatase encodes MNIIHIISDTFRRDNLALYGGKGYTPSLNAFAEKCVVFDKAYVCSYPTVPIRGDLVTGQVGICRRGWEPLKRDVPVIATDLTNAGVVSMMIADTPHHINNGFFYNRGFTGWKWIRGQEGDCLETHPYDYESQDSLRYREYTRTHPNKLPSGLGNHIRNTDFRQTEADTFVAQTVQTACDWLERNYQHENFYLMVDTFDPHEPWDAPEWYLKRFDASDYDGPEPIYPPYGPNPMNERETERLNALYRAEASLVDNWIGQLLRKIDYMGLMENTMVIFMADHGFLLGEHGLLAKNLSMYEEIIHIPLLVYHPDATPRRTDALASIVDIPPTVIDVFGAERGAQVEGNSLLPIVMGDTDTGREYTVTHGAWVGGWSPDGGSPHGNITDGTWSLLLENKGAPKQLFHLPSDPEQLNNRFESDTAEARRLYQAFLDFLAQHGAPEAMVTQFQDRWPV; translated from the coding sequence ATGAACATCATCCACATTATTTCAGATACCTTTCGACGCGATAACCTCGCTCTTTATGGCGGAAAAGGATACACACCCTCTCTAAACGCTTTCGCAGAAAAATGTGTTGTTTTCGACAAGGCGTATGTCTGTAGTTATCCGACTGTGCCAATCCGGGGTGACTTAGTAACAGGTCAGGTCGGCATCTGTCGACGCGGATGGGAACCCCTCAAACGAGATGTACCGGTCATCGCAACCGATCTGACAAACGCCGGTGTTGTCAGCATGATGATTGCAGATACACCACACCATATCAACAACGGCTTTTTTTACAATCGCGGGTTCACCGGATGGAAATGGATTCGCGGGCAGGAAGGCGATTGCTTAGAAACCCATCCGTACGATTACGAATCGCAGGATTCACTGCGGTATCGCGAATATACACGAACCCATCCGAATAAATTACCCTCTGGACTCGGCAACCACATTAGAAATACCGACTTTCGGCAGACAGAGGCGGACACCTTCGTCGCACAGACTGTGCAGACGGCTTGCGATTGGTTAGAACGGAACTATCAACACGAAAACTTCTACTTGATGGTAGACACCTTCGATCCGCACGAACCGTGGGATGCCCCCGAATGGTATCTAAAGCGTTTCGATGCAAGCGATTACGACGGACCGGAACCGATCTATCCACCCTACGGTCCCAATCCGATGAATGAACGCGAGACGGAACGTCTCAATGCGCTCTACCGTGCGGAAGCCTCACTCGTTGACAATTGGATCGGGCAGCTTCTACGGAAAATTGACTACATGGGCTTGATGGAAAACACGATGGTAATCTTCATGGCGGATCACGGTTTCCTATTGGGTGAACACGGACTGCTCGCCAAGAATCTTAGCATGTATGAAGAGATTATCCACATTCCGCTGTTGGTTTATCACCCGGATGCAACCCCGCGTAGGACGGATGCGCTTGCGAGTATCGTCGATATCCCTCCCACTGTCATTGATGTGTTCGGTGCCGAACGCGGTGCACAAGTGGAAGGCAACAGTCTCCTCCCAATTGTTATGGGAGATACCGACACAGGACGTGAATATACTGTGACGCACGGTGCTTGGGTCGGGGGATGGAGTCCTGATGGCGGAAGTCCACACGGCAACATCACCGATGGCACATGGTCACTGCTTTTGGAAAACAAAGGAGCACCGAAGCAATTGTTCCATTTACCCTCCGATCCTGAACAGTTGAATAACCGATTTGAATCGGACACAGCAGAAGCGCGTCGGCTCTACCAAGCATTCTTGGACTTCTTAGCACAACACGGCGCACCTGAAGCGATGGTCACCCAATTCCAAGATCGCTGGCCGGTTTAA
- a CDS encoding glutathione S-transferase yields the protein MIDLDIADCINATCPWSGKPVQADSLTEYNGDIVGFCNPGCRDKFDAAVRHFEAAKAVRTDR from the coding sequence ATGATCGACCTCGACATCGCCGACTGCATCAACGCGACCTGCCCTTGGTCTGGCAAGCCGGTACAGGCGGACTCGCTAACTGAGTACAATGGCGACATCGTCGGGTTCTGCAACCCGGGATGCCGCGACAAGTTTGACGCTGCAGTCCGCCATTTCGAGGCGGCGAAGGCAGTGAGAACGGACCGGTAG
- a CDS encoding zinc-binding alcohol dehydrogenase: MKGKQIVMPAKRSATLEDFELDETLTRNQILLKTHYSLISPGTEGAGYTGLESGTRFPHGSGYTAIGEVLKVGENVTKCAVGDLAFCYSPHASIAKTEAVLLAFKPPLDIDEKLVPFVRMATVAMTSLRVSSAEFGDTVAIIGLGLVGNSASQLFNLAGMKVISIERVPRRLEIARQCGIQHLINPDEEDALERVMALTNGEKAAVTVEAIGNPRLVETAYQLTGTKGEVILLGSPRGEYVTNATEILNYSHSIGLGAITLRSAHEWVYPTMHSGESKHSLERNSRLVYSLMREGKFKVEELLTHVIDPEDAQSAYDGLTDRKDEYLGVIMDWT, from the coding sequence ATGAAAGGCAAACAGATTGTGATGCCAGCGAAGCGGTCAGCAACGCTGGAAGATTTTGAACTTGATGAAACACTCACACGGAACCAAATTCTACTGAAAACGCACTACAGTTTGATTAGTCCCGGCACCGAAGGCGCAGGGTATACCGGACTTGAAAGCGGCACCCGATTCCCGCACGGTTCAGGCTACACAGCCATCGGTGAGGTTTTGAAAGTCGGTGAAAACGTAACGAAATGTGCCGTCGGGGATCTCGCCTTCTGTTATAGTCCACACGCCTCAATCGCCAAAACCGAGGCAGTGCTTTTGGCGTTCAAACCCCCCTTAGATATAGACGAGAAACTGGTTCCATTCGTCCGGATGGCGACGGTCGCGATGACATCTCTGCGGGTATCGTCTGCTGAATTCGGAGACACTGTTGCTATTATCGGCTTGGGGTTGGTAGGGAACTCCGCATCTCAACTTTTCAATTTGGCTGGCATGAAAGTTATCAGCATTGAACGTGTACCGCGTCGGCTTGAAATCGCTCGGCAGTGTGGTATCCAACATCTGATTAATCCTGACGAAGAAGATGCGCTGGAACGCGTTATGGCACTAACAAACGGCGAAAAAGCGGCAGTTACCGTTGAAGCGATCGGAAATCCACGGCTCGTCGAAACGGCGTACCAATTGACTGGCACTAAGGGTGAAGTTATTTTACTCGGTTCACCGCGAGGTGAATACGTTACCAATGCAACGGAGATTTTGAACTATAGTCACAGTATCGGCTTAGGTGCGATCACGCTCAGAAGTGCACACGAATGGGTCTATCCGACGATGCATTCCGGCGAATCGAAGCACTCGCTTGAACGCAACTCGCGCTTGGTGTATTCATTGATGCGTGAAGGTAAGTTCAAAGTAGAAGAACTATTGACGCACGTCATTGATCCAGAAGATGCACAATCCGCTTACGATGGATTGACAGATCGGAAAGATGAATATTTAGGCGTAATTATGGACTGGACGTAG
- a CDS encoding phytanoyl-CoA dioxygenase family protein, protein MKLTQEQCETFRTQGVLIVKNALTDADLQPVIDEISDWISERALALKQEGKIENLYEGEPFDKRFGMLLAQSGDMAGGLDIMHYRGKAIFEFLKNDNLLDVVEGIVGPEITCNPIQHLRAKPPVIDGNASWAGGVPWHQDAGVMMPEAEDSIIITCWLPLGDSTVEMGCLQALPGITEDIGYLIHQKEGGTMIKPELMPEVEPLMLECYRGDVIILSRFTPHRSEPNTSDRCRWSLDLRYQTTGHHTGRTAHPDFIVRSRENPESVLSEHQEWCDLWIDAYENPRGFAGHRSV, encoded by the coding sequence ATGAAACTCACGCAAGAGCAGTGTGAAACCTTTCGGACACAAGGTGTCCTAATCGTCAAAAATGCTTTGACTGACGCGGATCTACAGCCCGTAATTGACGAAATTTCGGATTGGATTTCGGAACGCGCCCTTGCCTTAAAACAGGAAGGTAAAATCGAGAACCTGTATGAAGGTGAACCTTTCGACAAGCGGTTCGGAATGTTACTTGCACAGTCCGGCGACATGGCAGGCGGGTTGGATATTATGCACTACCGCGGCAAAGCCATCTTTGAATTCCTGAAGAACGATAACCTTTTAGATGTTGTTGAAGGAATCGTTGGGCCGGAGATTACCTGTAATCCGATACAGCATCTGCGCGCGAAACCGCCAGTTATAGATGGGAACGCGAGTTGGGCAGGTGGTGTACCGTGGCATCAGGATGCTGGTGTTATGATGCCGGAGGCGGAAGATTCCATTATCATCACGTGTTGGCTGCCGTTAGGTGACAGCACAGTGGAGATGGGGTGCCTTCAAGCATTACCCGGTATTACTGAAGATATAGGGTATCTGATCCATCAGAAAGAGGGCGGGACTATGATCAAGCCGGAGTTAATGCCGGAGGTCGAACCGCTCATGCTGGAATGTTACCGCGGCGATGTCATCATATTAAGTCGTTTTACACCACATCGTTCGGAACCGAACACGTCTGACCGGTGCCGTTGGTCATTGGATTTGCGCTATCAGACAACAGGACATCACACCGGGCGGACAGCGCATCCTGATTTCATTGTGCGCAGCCGCGAAAATCCTGAAAGTGTCCTATCCGAACACCAAGAGTGGTGTGATTTGTGGATAGATGCTTATGAAAATCCTCGCGGCTTCGCAGGACATAGGTCGGTGTAA
- a CDS encoding sugar phosphate nucleotidyltransferase, with amino-acid sequence MEAIILCGGLATRLGEAAKTVPKVLLEIAGKTVLEWQIRLLMDAGVTKVVLASGHLHDVLYGQVGDNYAGMRIRYAKEEKRLGTGGAIQNAMKQIRTSPFFVLNGDILIADFLLRGMLDRFHEGMAGVLLSVHVPDIRPYGEIVSDSDGKIQAFREKQPTYRAGYVNSGIYLFDQSIADAFPNGQETFSMERDVFPSVSNLYALQTDADWIDIGVPERLDYAREHFLYL; translated from the coding sequence ATGGAAGCCATCATTCTGTGTGGCGGTCTTGCGACACGACTCGGTGAGGCAGCAAAAACGGTGCCTAAGGTTTTGTTGGAGATCGCCGGGAAAACGGTGTTGGAGTGGCAGATCCGACTGCTAATGGATGCAGGCGTTACCAAGGTCGTCCTCGCGTCTGGACACCTACACGATGTGCTTTATGGGCAGGTGGGTGACAATTACGCCGGAATGCGCATCCGTTATGCCAAAGAGGAGAAAAGACTCGGTACTGGCGGCGCGATTCAAAACGCGATGAAACAGATTCGGACATCGCCCTTTTTTGTTTTAAATGGTGATATTCTGATCGCGGACTTTTTGCTGCGGGGGATGTTAGATCGCTTTCACGAGGGAATGGCGGGAGTGCTTTTGAGTGTGCATGTACCAGACATCCGTCCTTATGGTGAAATCGTCTCGGACAGTGATGGAAAGATTCAGGCGTTTCGTGAGAAACAACCTACCTATCGTGCCGGGTATGTCAACAGTGGGATCTATCTTTTCGATCAAAGCATTGCTGACGCATTTCCGAACGGGCAGGAAACTTTCTCTATGGAACGAGACGTTTTTCCGTCCGTTTCTAATCTTTATGCGTTACAAACGGATGCGGATTGGATCGATATAGGTGTGCCAGAACGATTAGACTATGCGCGTGAGCATTTCCTGTATTTGTAG
- the rsgA gene encoding ribosome small subunit-dependent GTPase A, protein MFILTREQGRVIRARTGFYDVQHGDIVLRCTLRGTLKRRHRSATGRRLYADPVAVGDQVIFTQLDAEEGVVEDILPRETKFSRQYAGKQGDIEQVIVANAHQIVAVVATLMPPLNFRTLDRFLILAEAGDMEAVICVNKMDLVDASQRDELIKTFTNYGKLGYQILYTSIHIPESLDTLQHILRDKFSVIIGASGVGKSSLLNALQPDLGLRTGEVAIRTQKGRHTTTLVELFSLNFGGEVADTPGIREVGLWGVDTENLEYYFPEMEPHLGQCKYSDCAHVAEPDCAIQDAVESGEIHAERYRSYVVLRTGDAAET, encoded by the coding sequence TTGTTTATCCTTACACGCGAACAAGGCAGAGTCATCCGAGCACGAACAGGATTTTATGACGTGCAGCACGGTGATATTGTCCTGCGTTGCACGCTCCGCGGCACACTCAAACGGCGACACCGCTCAGCAACTGGACGTAGATTGTACGCGGACCCAGTTGCCGTCGGCGATCAAGTTATTTTCACGCAGCTTGACGCTGAAGAAGGAGTGGTAGAGGACATTCTGCCTCGCGAGACGAAATTCTCGCGACAATACGCAGGGAAACAGGGCGACATTGAACAAGTTATCGTCGCCAACGCACATCAAATCGTAGCCGTTGTCGCGACACTAATGCCGCCACTTAATTTTAGAACGTTGGACAGGTTTCTGATCTTAGCTGAGGCAGGGGACATGGAGGCTGTGATATGCGTGAATAAGATGGATTTGGTGGACGCATCCCAACGCGATGAACTCATCAAGACCTTTACCAATTATGGGAAACTCGGCTATCAAATTCTCTATACGAGTATCCACATACCTGAAAGTTTGGACACGCTTCAGCACATCTTAAGAGATAAATTCAGCGTTATCATTGGTGCGTCGGGGGTTGGGAAATCCAGTCTACTGAACGCACTCCAACCGGACTTAGGTTTGCGAACGGGCGAAGTGGCTATCAGAACCCAAAAAGGTAGGCACACAACAACACTTGTTGAACTCTTCTCATTAAATTTTGGTGGTGAAGTTGCGGATACTCCCGGTATCCGAGAAGTTGGATTGTGGGGAGTGGATACTGAGAATTTAGAATACTATTTCCCTGAGATGGAACCTCACCTCGGTCAGTGTAAATACAGCGATTGTGCTCATGTCGCAGAACCTGATTGTGCTATCCAAGACGCTGTTGAATCCGGTGAGATACATGCGGAACGGTATCGGAGCTACGTTGTGTTGCGGACAGGGGATGCTGCGGAGACCTAA
- a CDS encoding sugar phosphate isomerase/epimerase encodes MRFGICTGLENVNRLAEVGYDYIELGVRPALMPEADEAEFQKIREQATQAPLKAESYSGFIPGDLRVVGDTVDHPRLSRYVENACRRGSEIGGEVIVYGSSGSRSIEEGYSRERALAQIAEFLDMAADHAEAHNMTIVIEPICWREGNILRTVADGVAMAKRVNRPGIKALADLYHIWQEEEPMQNIIDAAEWLAHVHIAEPVKRSYPGNDDFDFTDFFSALQKAGYDGRVSCECKFDNFDEDIEVALKTMKTYV; translated from the coding sequence ATGCGATTTGGGATTTGTACCGGTTTAGAAAACGTTAATCGACTCGCAGAAGTTGGGTATGATTATATTGAATTAGGGGTTCGCCCGGCGTTGATGCCCGAAGCGGACGAAGCCGAATTTCAGAAAATTCGTGAGCAAGCAACGCAAGCACCGTTAAAGGCGGAGTCGTACTCAGGATTCATCCCTGGGGACCTACGAGTGGTAGGTGACACTGTGGATCATCCACGCTTGTCTCGCTATGTAGAGAACGCGTGTCGTAGAGGCAGCGAAATCGGTGGTGAGGTTATCGTCTACGGCAGCAGCGGTTCCCGGAGTATAGAGGAAGGCTACTCGCGCGAACGCGCATTGGCACAGATTGCCGAATTCCTTGATATGGCGGCAGATCACGCCGAAGCACACAACATGACGATTGTCATTGAGCCAATCTGCTGGCGAGAGGGAAATATCCTTCGTACCGTTGCGGATGGTGTTGCTATGGCAAAACGCGTGAATCGTCCGGGTATCAAAGCATTGGCGGATCTTTACCACATCTGGCAGGAAGAAGAACCGATGCAGAACATTATTGACGCGGCTGAATGGCTTGCGCATGTCCACATAGCGGAACCGGTCAAACGCTCCTATCCCGGAAACGACGATTTCGACTTCACTGATTTCTTTTCGGCATTACAAAAAGCAGGCTACGACGGCCGCGTCTCGTGTGAGTGCAAGTTTGACAATTTTGACGAAGATATTGAGGTAGCTTTGAAAACCATGAAGACTTACGTCTGA
- the uppS gene encoding polyprenyl diphosphate synthase, whose amino-acid sequence MKPFRYIKNRIERFFYKIYQRRLESEANTWNIPRHIGVILDGNRRYAKASGLNNVIKGHHEGADKLEEVLHWCDELGVEIFSIWIFSLDNFKRAAHEVEGILGLIEGKMRELVTIEGLHANQIKVRAMGQIELLPPSLQEAIREAEEATRNYDKFILNVAVAYGGREEIIEAFRGHLKAESESGKPIHQIADELTVDKITPYLYTSDLPDPELIIRTSGEVRLSGFLLWQSVYSEFYFCDTYWPSFRKIDFLRALRAYSQRKRRFGK is encoded by the coding sequence ATGAAGCCATTCCGCTATATTAAAAATCGAATCGAAAGATTTTTTTACAAGATTTACCAGCGGCGTTTGGAATCTGAAGCCAACACGTGGAATATCCCGCGCCATATTGGTGTAATCTTAGATGGAAATCGCCGTTACGCTAAAGCCAGTGGACTTAACAACGTTATTAAAGGACACCATGAAGGGGCAGATAAACTCGAAGAGGTGCTTCATTGGTGCGACGAACTCGGTGTTGAAATTTTTTCAATCTGGATTTTCTCGCTTGACAATTTCAAGCGCGCAGCGCATGAAGTCGAAGGAATCCTTGGACTTATTGAGGGAAAGATGCGGGAACTCGTCACCATTGAGGGACTCCATGCCAATCAGATTAAGGTCCGCGCAATGGGGCAGATAGAACTGCTACCGCCGAGTCTTCAAGAAGCAATTCGGGAGGCGGAAGAAGCGACGCGAAATTACGACAAGTTTATCTTAAATGTGGCTGTTGCTTATGGAGGACGAGAGGAAATTATTGAAGCGTTTCGGGGACACCTAAAAGCTGAAAGTGAGAGTGGAAAACCGATTCACCAAATTGCAGACGAACTCACAGTGGATAAGATTACACCATATCTATACACTTCAGACCTCCCAGACCCAGAGTTAATCATACGCACTAGTGGGGAGGTCCGGTTATCAGGATTTCTCCTCTGGCAGAGCGTTTACTCAGAATTCTATTTCTGCGACACATATTGGCCCTCATTTCGGAAGATCGACTTTCTCCGTGCCTTACGTGCTTATAGCCAGCGAAAACGACGATTCGGCAAATAA